In Chloroflexota bacterium, a single window of DNA contains:
- a CDS encoding sigma-70 family RNA polymerase sigma factor, producing MWKMEEEMQVPDALTELINQASAQGYITYDDILQVLPDAEQSMEILEELFARLQERGIPLLEESEAEQTMAADLEGEKIDEEAALADLSTSDTTDLYFREMGRARLLTAEEETTLARQVVAARQARRRLRQEPDLDPAERARLKRIIRRGKIARRRMVEANTRLVISIAKRYIGQGVPFLDLIQEGNIGLMRAVDRFDPERGYKFSTYATWWIRQAVSRAVADQSRTIRLPVHVGEKLLRLRRASQMLEQELGRAPSPEEVAEVTELPPDRVRGYLQVATQPLSLEQPVGEEEDSTLGQFIEDEDSPAPPEAVEQGLLRERINELLDTLSPREARILRMRYGLYDGHSYTLKEIGDKFGLTRERIRQIEAEALSHLRHPSRSRLLRDFVD from the coding sequence ATGTGGAAGATGGAAGAGGAAATGCAGGTGCCTGATGCCCTGACGGAATTGATCAATCAGGCATCTGCCCAAGGATACATCACATATGACGACATCTTACAAGTCCTCCCGGATGCCGAGCAGAGCATGGAGATCCTGGAGGAGTTGTTTGCGCGCCTTCAGGAACGGGGCATTCCTCTGTTAGAGGAGAGCGAAGCGGAGCAGACCATGGCCGCCGATCTGGAGGGCGAGAAGATCGATGAGGAGGCGGCTCTGGCAGACCTGTCGACGAGTGATACAACGGATCTCTATTTCCGGGAGATGGGGCGGGCGCGCCTGTTGACGGCCGAGGAGGAGACCACGCTGGCGCGCCAGGTGGTCGCCGCGCGCCAGGCTCGACGTCGCCTCCGCCAGGAGCCCGACCTGGATCCGGCGGAGCGCGCGCGGCTGAAGCGCATCATCCGGCGGGGTAAGATCGCCCGCCGTCGCATGGTGGAGGCCAACACCCGCCTGGTGATCAGCATCGCCAAGCGCTACATCGGCCAGGGGGTCCCCTTCCTGGATCTGATCCAGGAGGGCAACATCGGCCTGATGCGCGCGGTGGATCGATTCGACCCGGAGCGCGGGTACAAGTTCAGCACCTATGCCACTTGGTGGATCCGCCAGGCGGTCAGCCGCGCCGTGGCCGACCAGTCGCGCACGATCCGACTGCCCGTCCACGTGGGCGAGAAGCTGCTGCGGCTGCGTCGAGCGTCCCAGATGCTGGAGCAGGAGTTGGGACGCGCCCCCAGCCCGGAGGAGGTCGCCGAGGTTACCGAGCTGCCGCCCGACCGGGTGCGCGGCTATCTCCAGGTCGCCACGCAGCCGCTCTCCCTGGAGCAGCCCGTGGGCGAGGAGGAGGATAGCACCCTCGGCCAGTTCATCGAGGATGAGGACTCGCCCGCTCCGCCCGAGGCGGTCGAGCAGGGTCTGCTGCGAGAGCGCATCAACGAGCTGTTGGATACCCTGAGCCCGCGCGAGGCGCGCATCCTGCGCATGCGATACGGGCTGTACGACGGGCACAGCTACACGCTGAAGGAGATCGGGGATAAGTTCGGCCTAACGCGAGAGCGCATCCGGCAGATCGAGGCCGAGGCGCTCAGCCATTTGCGGCATCCGAGCCGCAGCCGGTTGTTACGGGACTTTGTGGATTGA
- a CDS encoding sigma-70 family RNA polymerase sigma factor: protein MTTLSVDAGKGGNAMIDEDDATVEELPGWLLEAGRERGFVTVDEVLDAIPEAGDEPEDWEGTLTALREAGISLREESEEVEEPEEELPESTAPLNDLVRYYMQQISRTPLLTAEEERDLAWKVVRGQEAAKRLEEEPDLDEETRAELQKLVEEGEKAREHLIKANTRLVVSLAKRYVNMGLPFLDLIQEGNIGLIKATERFNPSLGNRFSTYASWWIRQSILRALSNRGHAIRLPVHKRDAIRRMKRTKQEMYKTLGREPTDEELAEELGITPRDLAELQRLAIRTISLDQPVGEDEETTLGELIVDGEAPTPFDVASLSQLREDVRTALESLNEREREVLYLRYGLDGGEMRTLQEVAEALGVTRERVRQIESRALRKMRSPRARRSLAGYAGGQLGVRVPEQPRPRSHVTIPTTLSEKENGEDLTTEPPPDLKGLIQGIKARVRRRRPRSRRGAST, encoded by the coding sequence TTGACGACCCTAAGCGTAGACGCGGGGAAGGGCGGGAACGCCATGATAGACGAGGACGACGCCACCGTCGAAGAGCTGCCAGGCTGGCTCCTGGAGGCCGGGCGCGAGCGGGGGTTCGTCACCGTTGACGAGGTGTTGGATGCCATCCCAGAGGCCGGCGATGAGCCGGAGGACTGGGAGGGCACTCTGACCGCGCTACGCGAGGCCGGGATCTCCCTTCGGGAGGAGAGCGAGGAGGTCGAGGAGCCGGAGGAGGAGCTCCCCGAGTCGACGGCGCCCCTGAACGATCTGGTGCGCTACTACATGCAGCAGATCAGTCGCACGCCTTTGCTCACGGCCGAGGAGGAGCGTGATCTGGCCTGGAAGGTCGTGCGGGGCCAGGAGGCTGCCAAGCGGCTTGAGGAGGAGCCCGATCTGGACGAGGAAACGCGCGCGGAATTGCAGAAGCTGGTGGAGGAGGGGGAGAAGGCCAGGGAGCATTTGATCAAGGCGAACACTCGCCTGGTGGTCAGCCTGGCCAAACGGTATGTCAACATGGGGTTGCCGTTCCTGGATCTGATCCAGGAGGGCAACATCGGCCTGATCAAGGCCACGGAGCGGTTCAACCCCTCCCTGGGCAACCGCTTCAGCACCTATGCCTCTTGGTGGATCCGCCAGAGCATCCTGCGCGCACTGAGCAACCGCGGGCATGCCATCCGGCTTCCGGTGCACAAGCGCGATGCGATCCGACGCATGAAGCGCACCAAACAGGAGATGTACAAGACGTTGGGGCGTGAGCCCACCGATGAGGAGCTGGCCGAGGAGCTGGGGATCACCCCGCGAGATCTCGCCGAGCTCCAGCGGCTGGCGATCCGGACGATCTCATTGGACCAGCCGGTGGGCGAGGACGAGGAGACCACCCTGGGCGAGCTGATCGTCGACGGAGAGGCTCCCACGCCCTTCGATGTGGCGTCCCTGAGCCAACTCCGGGAGGACGTGCGGACCGCCCTGGAGTCCCTAAACGAGCGCGAGCGGGAAGTGCTCTACCTGCGCTACGGGCTGGACGGCGGCGAGATGCGGACCCTTCAGGAGGTCGCGGAGGCCCTGGGCGTGACCCGAGAGCGCGTGCGTCAGATCGAGTCCCGGGCGCTTCGGAAGATGCGCTCGCCGCGGGCCAGGCGATCGCTGGCGGGGTATGCTGGCGGCCAGCTCGGCGTGCGTGTGCCGGAGCAGCCGCGTCCGAGGTCGCACGTGACCATTCCCACGACGCTCTCGGAGAAGGAGAACGGCGAGGATCTCACCACGGAGCCCCCGCCGGACCTGAAGGGCCTGATCCAGGGGATCAAGGCTCGCGTTCGGCGCCGGCGGCCGCGCTCGCGCCGGGGGGCCTCCACGTAA